A single Hippocampus zosterae strain Florida chromosome 17, ASM2543408v3, whole genome shotgun sequence DNA region contains:
- the mrm2 gene encoding rRNA methyltransferase 2, mitochondrial, with protein MFCLLHRRFLHSSCRLQKKKSNAEHRWLARQTNDPYVKASHALNFRCRSAFKLLEIDDKFRLLQPGSCVVDCGAAPGAWSQVAVHRVNSAGTDPTLPRGTVVGIDLLNIPPLDGAHFLSNHNVADPATHAKLSELLPGGRAHVLLSDMAPNASGFRDLDHERLIGLCSSLLDLAEIILHSGGSLLCKYWDGALTCHLQDKLCLVFGSVRSLKPHASRTDSAERYFLARNYRKAVNS; from the exons atgttttgtcttCTACACCGGAGATTTTTGCATTCGTCATGTCGCCtccagaagaagaaaagcaacGCGGAGCACAGGTGGCTTGCGCGGCAGACGAACGACCCTTACGTCAAAGCTTCTCACGCTCTAAACTTCCGCTGCCGGAGCGCCTTCAAGTTGTTGGAAATCGACGACAAGTTCCGTCTCTTGCAACCGGGAAGCTGCGTGGTGGATTGCGGGGCGGCGCCCGGAGCCTGGAGCCAGGTGGCTGTGCACCGAGTCAACTCAGCGGGGACCG ATCCAACGTTACCCCGGGGTACAGTCGTCGGCATTGACCTCCTAAACATACCACCTCTGGATGGCGCTCACTTTCTGTCCAACCACAATGTCGCCGACCCCGCCACACATGCCAAGCTGTCTGAGCTCCTGCCCGGCGGCCGGGCTCATGTCCTCCTCAGTGACATGGCGCCCAATGCCAGCGGCTTCCGGGACCTGGACCACGAGAGGCTCATCGGCTTGTGCTCGTCACTGCTTGACCTGGCCGAGATTATTTTGCACTCCGGAGGCTCTCTGCTGTGCAAATACTGGGACGGCGCCCTGACCTGTCATCTCCAGGACAAACTCTGTCTCGTGTTTGGGAGCGTTCGGAGTTTAAAGCCACATGCGAGTCGCACAGATTCTGCGGAGAGGTATTTCCTTGCCAGAAACTACAGGAAAGCAGTCAATTCATAG
- the nudt1 gene encoding oxidized purine nucleoside triphosphate hydrolase, translating to MLTSKLLTLVLVVEPGRVLLGMKKRGFGAGKWNGFGGKVQSEETVEEGARRELLEESGLTVDILKKVGNIQFEMVSDAQMLDVHIFRADSYNGEPTETEEMRPQWFDRDKIPFDQMWPDDKLWFPLLLQKKKFAGYFQFQGHVVILSYKLNEVEEL from the exons ATGCTGACTTCCAAGCTCCTGACTCTGGTTCTGGTGGTCGAGCCTGGTAGGGTGCTACTGGGCATGAAGAAGCGAGGATTCGGGGCTGGGAAATGGAATGGTTTCGGGGGCAAAGTCCAAAGTGAAGAAACTGTTGAGGAAGGAGCAAGAAG GGAACTCCTTGAAGAAAGTGGCCTCACAGTGGACATACTCAAAAAGGTTGGAAATATCCAATTTGAAATGGTCAGTGATGCGCAGATGCTCGACGTCCATATTTTTAGGGCCGACTCGTACAATGGAGAGCCAACGGAAACGGAAGA AATGAGACCTCAGTGGTTCGACCGTGACAAAATCCCCTTTGACCAAATGTGGCCTGATGACAAGCTGTGGTTCCCGCTGCTGCTGCAGAAGAAGAAATTTGCAGGCTACTTTCAGTTCCAGGGCCACGTCGTCATTCTGAGCTACAAGCTGAATGAAGTGGAGGAGCTGTGA
- the snx8a gene encoding sorting nexin-8a yields the protein MIVRAMAEEINEGSVPSYYREVYEAVCCPNDERVLGEVFQRLLESTNLSKAIQTQIAQHVDAGADGSLSKLSLYKALALIAAAQQGKQPGPKVLENYIKEFPKPQLGEPSELRALRMQEAEQDVLTLSLNLDRLLNRDAVKVELIPEKKGLFLKHVEYQVTTLRYKMSVYRRYSDFDVFHEILLQKFAYRVVPSLPPKRMLKGVLTSVSERDFIEARRRALGRFLNLVAQHPFFSEDDLVKTFFTFSGSDVQIRLRDAYKKTGDEFMTNKIATLAKEYLPADIQAQFSVSRELIKNIHNNFCKLREQAERIAERSKGNANDLLMFGRELSTLSSDTSSLPSLASSQSTWSRLCQSLKSLSVEFAVLSNKAAQQGRREEDDVVERLNLFLDLLQSYRDLCERHEKGVLHEHQRVLYKYSMMKRQMMSTTVQPKEHASMEQLESRIVQQETAIQIMELRNYFSLFCLHQETQLIFTYLPITSHILGAFVNSQVQGHREMGAVWNELQPKLSCLFVEKNGLKPALE from the exons ATGATAGTCCGAGCCATGGCTGAAGAGATCAATGAAG GCTCAGTTCCTTCTTATTACAGGGAGGTGTACGAGGCCGTCTGCTGCCCAAACGATGAGCGAGTTCTAGGTGAAGTGTTTCAAAGGTTACTCGAAAGCACGAACTTGTCCAAGGCAATTCAAACCCAG ATCGCCCAACACGTTGACGCAGGTGCCGATGGATCCCTGAGCAAGCTGTCGCTCTACAAAGCGCTTGCTTTAATCGCTGCTGCCCAGCAAGGAAAGCAGCCGGGTCCCAAAGTCCTGGAGAACTACATAAAAG AGTTTCCAAAGCCTCAGCTGGGGGAGCCAAGTGAGTTGCGCGCGCTGAGGATGCAGGAAGCTGAGCAGGACGTGCTGACGCTGTCCCTAAACCTGGACAGGCTGCTGAACCGAGATGCGGTCAAGGTGGAGCTCATACCGGAGAAGAAAGGCCTGTTCCTCAAGCATGTGGAGTACCAGGTCACCACCCTG CGTTACAAAATGTCCGTTTATCGACGCTACAGCGACTTCGACGTCTTCCACGAGATCCTGCTTCAGAAATTCGCCTACAGAGTTGTGCCTTCGCTTCCGCCCAAAAGAATGTTGAAAGGAG TCTTGACGTCGGTTTCCGAGCGGGATTTCATCGAGGCGAGGAGGCGCGCGCTGGGCAGATTCCTCAACTTGGTGGCGCAGCACCCTTTCTTCTCAGAGGATGACCTGGTCAAGACCTTCTTCACCTTCAGCGGCTCG GATGTCCAGATACGGCTGCGTGATGCTTACAAGAAAACAGGCGACGAGTTCATGACAAACAAAATTGCGACTCTTGCAAAG GAATACCTCCCCGCCGACATCCAGGCACAGTTCTCGGTGAGCAGAGAGCTGATCAAGAACATCCACAACAACTTCTGCAAGCTGCGCGAGCAAGCCGAGAGGATCGCCGAGCGTTCCAAGGGGAACGCCAATGACCTCCTCATGTTTGGCAGGGAGCTcag CACGCTCAGCTCAGACACGTCGTCCCTTCCGTCGCTGGCCTCGTCACAGAGTACCTGGAGCCGTCTGTGTCAGTCTCTCAAAAGTCTATCGGTGGAATTTGCCGTGCTCTCGAATAAAGCGGCTCAGCAG GGCAGGCGGGAAGAGGATGATGTCGTGGAAAGGCTGAATCTTTTCCTGGATTTGCTGCAGTCGTACAGA GACTTGTGCGAGCGCCACGAGAAGGGCGTGCTCCACGAGCATCAGCGGGTGCTTTACAAGTACAGCATGATGAAGAGGCAGATGATGAGCACCACCGTGCAGCCCAAAGAGCACGCATCCATGGAGCAGCTCGAATCGCGGATTGTTCAG CAAGAGACTGCCATACAGATCATGGAGTTGCGGAATTACTTTTCTCTGTTCTGCCTCCACCAAGAGACGCAGCTCATCTTCACCTACTTGCCAATCACCTCCCACATCCTGGGAGCCTTTGTCAACTCCCAGGTGCAAGGACACCGAGAG ATGGGTGCGGTGTGGAATGAACTCCAGCCCAAGCTCAGCTGCCTCTTCGTTGAGAAAAACGGCTTGAAACCTGCCCTCGAGTAA